The DNA window CGCCGCCAATCTTGCTCAGCGGGCCACGCAGCCGCTCCACCAGCGCCGCCACCGTCTGGTTCTTGCCGGGCCGCTCCTCCCACGGCACGAGGCTGGAGAACACCGTCGCCAGGTTCGGACCCGAACCCTGGAAGGAGAACCCGCCGATGGCGAACATGGCGCGAATCTCCGGCTGCGCCTTGAGGACCTCCTCCACCTGGGCCAGCACCTTCTCCGACTGGGCCAGCGACATGCCCTCCGGGCCCTGGATGGAGATGATGACGTAGCCCTGGTCCTCATCGGGGATGAAGCCCGTGGGCGCCACGCGGAACAAGGCCACCGTCGCGCCGATGCACGCCAGGAACGCCAACAGCACGATGACGGGGTGCTTGAGGAACACGCGCAGGCTCCGGCCGTACACGGAGCGCGTCGCGTCCAGCACCTTGTCCACCCACCGGAAGAACACCCACTTCTCACCGTGGTGGTGCTTGAGCATCCGGGCGCTCAGCGCGGGCGTGAGCGTCAGCGCGCAGAACGTGGAGAGCGCCACGGACGCGGCGATGGTGAGCGCGAACTGCCGGTAGATGGCGCCCGTGGTGCCAGGGAAGAGGGCCACCGGGACGAACACCGCCACCAGCACGATGGAGATGGCAATCACCGCGCCCGCCACTTCCTTCATGCCCTCACGCGCGGCCTGTCTGGGGGACAGGCGCCGCTCCACCATCAGTCGTTCGATGTTCTCGATGACGACGATGGCGTCGTCGACCACGAGGCCCGTGGCCAGCGTGAGGCCGAAGAGGGTGAGGGTGTTGATGGAGAAGCCCATCAACTGGACGAAGGCGAAGGTGCCCACCAATGAGACGGGCAGGGTGAAGGCGGTGATGAGCACGCTGCGCCAGCCGTGCAGGAACAGGAAGATGACGAGGATGACGAGGGCGATGGCCTCCACCAGCGTCTTGAGCACCTCGTGGATGGACGCGCGCACCGCGAGCGTCGTGTCCGTGCCCGTCTGGTACGTCATGCCAGGAGGGAACTGCTGCGACAGGCGGTCGAGCTCCTTGAAGACTCCGTCGCGCACGTCGAGCGCGTTGGCGGTGGGGAGCTGGAACACGGCGAGACCCACGCCCGTCTTCCCGTTGAAGCGCAGGAGCGTGCCGTAGCTCTCCGCGCCCATCTCCACGCGGCCCACGTCCTTCACGCGCACGCTCTTGCCCGTCGTGTCGCGCATCAGGATGATTTCGCCGAACTCCTCGGGCTCCACCAGCCGGCCGCGCGCGCGGACCGCGAGCTGATAGGGCTGCTCCTCGCTGGAGGGCGGCTGGCCCACCTGGCCCGCGGCCACCTGGAGGTTCTGCTCCTGGAGCGCGCGCGTCACGTCCTGGGGCGTGAGCTTGCGGCGCGCCAGCTCCGTCGGGTCCAGCCACAGACGCATGGAGAACTTGCGCTCGCCGAAGATGCGCACCTCGCCGACGCCGCGCACGCGCTTGATGGCGTCCTTGAGATTCACGTCGGCGTAGTTGCTGAGGAACTTGGCGTCGTAGCGGTTGTCCGGGCTGGACAGGCCCACGGTCACCAGCATCTGGCTGGAGGCCTTGTTGACGACGATGCCCGTCTGGTTCACCTGCGCGGGCAGGCGGGCCGCGGCGCGGCTGACGCGGTTCTGCACGTCGACGGCGGCGACCTCGATGTCGCGCGTGGCCTCGAAGGTGACGGTGATTTGACTGGTGCCGTCGTTGCTGCTGGTGGAGGTGATGTAGCGCATGCCCTCCACGCCATTGAGCTCCTGCTCGATGGGAATGGTGACGGCGCTCTCCACGATTTCGGCGCTGGCGCCCACGTAGGTCGCCGTCACCGTCACCTGGGGTGGAGCCAGGTCCGGGTACTGGGAAATGGGCAGCGTGGGGATGGCGATGGCCCCCACCAACGTCAGCAGGATGGAGCAGACGATGGCGAAGACGGGTCTGCGGATGAAGAAGTCGACGAACACGGCGTTCAGGCCCTCATTCTCGTGACAGCATCCGGGCCTCGCGCGATGTGCGGCGAGGCCCGGGCCTGCTCAGCGGCTGCCCGCCGTGGCGGCACCCGGACCGGCGCCGGGCGCGGCGTCGGGGGACTTCACCTTCACGGCCATTCCGTCGCGCAGGGCCTGAAGCGACGAGACGGCCACCCGGTCGCCCTGCTTCAGTCCGCTCTCGATGACGTAGGCCATCTCTCCCAGCGTGCCCAGGGTGATGGGGCGGCGCTCCACCACCGTCTTGCCTTCCTTCTCCTGCACCACCATGGCGAAGGGCTGGCCGCTCAGGCGCACCACCGCGAGCGCGGGCAACTGCAGCGCGTCCCGCTTGGAGTAGACGATGCGCGCGCGCACCAGCTCACTGGGGCGCAGGCCCACCGTGTTCTGGAAGGCCGCCTTCACCTCCACCAGCTGCGTGCGCGGGTCGGCCTGCGGCGCGACGAAGAACAGGGGGCTGGTGAGCAGCACCTGGCCTCGCGAGTCCAGCACCTCCAGCACCGTGTCTGGCTTGAGCGAGCGGGCCCGCTCCGACGGCAGCGACACGCTGACCTCCAGCACGTCCGCCTGCGCGATGGTGGTCAACGGCGTGGTGGCGCCCACGAAGTCACCCAGGCGCACCAGCACGTCGCCCACCGTGCCCGCGAAGGGCGCGCGCACGGCGTGGAACTGGAGCTGCACCTGGCGCTGGGCCACCTGCGCCGCGGCGGACCGGGCGGCGGCCTCGGAGGCCTCCAACTGCGCGCGCCCCTGCTCCATCTCCTGCGCGCTGGCGAGGCCCTCCTTGTAGAGCGCCTCCGTGCGCGCGAAGGTGCGGCGCGCCAGCTCCTTGTTCACGTCGGCCGAGCTCTGCTGGGCCTGGGCGCTGTCGAGCGCGGCGGTCTCCGTGCGCGAGTCGACCTCCAAGAGCGTCGCCCCGGCCTCCACCTTCTGGCCGGGCTTCACGTGGATGCGCCGCACGTAGCCGGCCACCTGCGGAAGCACCGTGATGTTCTGCCGCGACAGGAGCGAGCCCAGGTACTCGCTCGTGTCCCGCACCTCGCTGGGGGTCAGCGTCAGCACCTGCACCTCGCGCGGCGGAGGGGCCGCGGGCGGAGGCGGCTTGCCCCCGCACCCCGCGGCCACCAGCAGGGCGGTACTCCACAACGTCATCTTCAGCGCCGTCAGGGGGCGCACCCGCTTCACCAGTCGCACCGGGCCTCCGTCAAGAATGCGTCCAGGCGCGCCTGGACAAGCTCGAATTCGCGCAGCGCCAGCGTCAACTCCGCCTGGCGCAGGGCCGCTCCGCTCTGCACCAGCTCCAGGCTGCTGCCACGGCCCACTTCAAAGGAACGCCGGGTGAGCCGGTCCGTCCGGTCCGCGAGCTCGCGCGACTCGGACGCCGTCTTCACCAGGGCTTGTGCCACGTCGATGCCGCGCCGGGCCTGCTCCACCTCGACGGCCGCGTCGCGGCGGTTGCTCTCCAGCGTCTGCTCCGCCTGCTTCTCGACTCCCTCGCGCTCCCGCACCAGTCCCCCGCGCAGGCCGCCCTCCCAGATGGGGACGGACAGCACCGCCGCGATGCTCCAGGACGAGAAGCGGCCGAAGTCCGGGTCCGTCGTCACGCCCTGCAAGTTGCTCGTCAGGCCCAGCGTGGGCAGGTAGCCCGCGGAGGCCTGCCGCCGGCTGTCGCGCGAGGCGTCCACCTGCGCGCGCGCGGACACCAGGTCCGGACGGGACTCCAGGTCCTCCAGCGGCGTGCACGCCTTGCGCGCATCCTCCATCAGCCCGTTCAGGTTGAAGGACGCTTCCACGCCCACCGCGTGGCCGAAGCCCAGGGCGATGCCCAGCGCCTCGCGGGCCCGGCGCAGTTGCTCGTCACCCGCGACGAGCGCGCTGCGCGCCAGCGCCACATCCTGGTTCACCCGCACCACGTCGAGCTGGTTGCTGGCACCCAGGTCGAACGAGCGCGTGGTCAACGCGGAGCGCTCCAGCGCCTGGAGCAGGCCCACGCGGTTGAGCTCCGCGGCACGCTCGGCCGCGACGGTGGCCACCAGCGAGCGCGCCAGGCCCAGCGTGAGCCGGCGGCGCATGTCCTGGAGGCTTGCCACCGCGCCGCGCTCGGAGGCGGCGTTCGACGACAGGTTCCGCCACGCGCTCACATCCACCAGGGACTGGCTCAAGGACGCGGTGACAGTCCCAACCACGGGCGTGGTGGGCTTGCGTCCATCCAGCGCGGGCGTGGCGAACACGCCCACCGGGGTGTCCGAGTTGAGCAGGTCATGCGCGGCGCTCGCGGAGGCGCGGGCGTTGGGAAGGAGCGCGGCCAGGGCCTGACGCCAGCGACCCTCGGCGCGCTGGACGCCTGCTTCCGCGGTCCGCAGGTTCGTGGAGCGCTCCCGGACCAGGGCCAGCGCCTGCTCCCAGGTGCCTACCTGCTGTGTTGCGGGCGGGACTGGGGCAAGCATGGGGTCCTCCACCTTCGTCTGGAACGGCACGGGGGGAGGAACAGGAGCACTCGACGCGGGCGGGGTCGAGCTCGCGACGAGCGCCAAGAGGAGGACGGTGGGGGCGGACATACCAAGGGGCCAGGCAAGGTTGACGACAGGTGTGGATCGACTCCCCCCAACAGCCAACCGCGCAGCCGATGTAATTGACAACCATTGTAGGCGACAACTATTTCGGAGGCCGAGATGACTTTCGCGGAGCAACTGGCCTCGCTGCGTCGCACCGTCCGCCGCCACCTGACCGAGAAGCTCGGGACGCGGACAAACCGGCCATTCAGCCAACTGCTGGCGCTGAAGGTCATTTCCGAGGGAGTGAGCCGGCAGGCGGCGCTCGCGGAGCGGTTGATGGTGGATGCGCCCGCGGCGAGCCGGCTGGTGGATCGCCTGGAAGAGGATGGGATGGTGGTGCGGCGCGCGGGCGTGGACCGGCGGTGCTTCCGCCTGGAGCTGACGGCCGAGGGTGCGCGAGAGCTGGGTTTGTTGATGGCCGCGCTGCGGGAGCAGGACGGCGAGCTGGGAGAGTTCCTCCCCGAGCCGGAGCTGATGGAGCTCAAGCGGCTGATGCAGAAACTGCAGGCCGGGCTGGCCATGCGCGCTGGGGGCCCCGGGTGTTCCTCGGCGGACACTTGTGGGCCGGCGCTGGGGCTCGAGCCCGAGAACGACGAGGGGCCCGGCTCCCGGAAGTGATTCCGGAAGGCCGAGCCCCAGGCTCGTCACGCTGAGGTGTCTGCGTCAGGCCTGCTGCGCGGGCTTGGCCTCGGCGTCAGCGGTGGCCTCGGGGGCCGGAGCCTCCGGGGCGGCGGCCTGCGTCTCGGACTCGGCCCGCACGCGGATGGTCTCCTCGGTGCGCTGGTCGCTGGCGGCCATCTCCTCCGGGGTGAGCTCGGTGCGGTCGGCCAGGATGCCGGACTTCTTCTCCAGGTCCTTGATGGCGCGGCGCATGAGGTCGCGCTCCAGCAGGGTCCGGTTCAGGCGCTTCTCCAGCGCCTTGTACTTGTCCTTCATCAGGTCCAGGTCGCCCTTGGTCGCGGCGTAGACGCGCTGCTGCGTATCCGCGCGGCCCTTGATCCGCCGCACTTCCTTCTCCAGGTCCGCGGCACGCGAGCGGTCCTTGGCGGCGGCCTGCTCCAGCCGGTCCATCTTCTCGCGGTCCGCCTCGCTCAGCTCGCGGATGACGCGGCGGGGCGTGCGGTCCTCGCGCGGGGCCTCGGCCACGGGGGCCACGGGCGCGGCGGCGACCACGGCCTCACCCTCCTGGGTAGGGGCGGCGGCGGGCTGCGGGGCGGCGGCGGCGGGCGCCGGGGTGGGAGCGGGAGCCTGCGGCTCGCGGCGGCGGCCACGGCCCTCGGACTCGGTCTTCAGGCGCTGGTTCTCCGTGAGCACCTGCGCCAGCTCCAGGCGGGTCTGCTCGAGCTGGATGGACGCGTTGCGCTCCACCTCGGCGCGCGCCTTGGCCAGGTCCTGGGAGCCCTTGTCGGACTCCTTCGCCTCGAAAATCTTGCGCTTGGCCTGCTTGAGCTGCTCCTTCACCTCGTGGAGCTGCCCACGCTGCTCATCCAGCTCCTTCTGCTTCCGTTGCAGCTCACCTTCCGCCTTCGCGCGCGCGGCCTTGTGGTCGGCTTCCAGGTCGCCACGGGGCGCATTGGAGGACGAAGAGGAGGAGGGGAGGGCGGCCTGCTTCGGGCCCCCGAAGAGATTGAAATACAGAGAGATGGCGAGCCCGACTGCCAGGGCGATGACCAGGACCAACACGGGACGACCTCCACGGGAGGGATCTGCAAAAAGCGGGGCAGCCTAACGCCCAGCACAGGCCCGTCAAGGGTGGGCCTGCGCTATCCCCGGGTTTGGCGCCTCCATGCCCTGTTCCCGCGCCGGGTGCACGCTGGAAATCCACACCCCCACGGGGAGGAGGCAATCAGTCGGGGACTTCCCCGCTCCGCCGGGAGCCGCGATGCTGCGCCGCCCCGAGCCCCCCTGGAGCACACTCGTCGCATGGCCCACCTGGAGCTGAGACCCAAGCTGCGCGTGTCGAGCTTCCGCAAGCTGGCGGTGGGGAGCTGGGAGACGGCCTATGACCCCACCGTCTACGGGACGCTGACGGTGCGGATGGACCGCGCGCTGGCCTACATGGAGGCCTTCCGGCGGAGCACGGGGCTGGAGCTGACGGTGACGCACCTGGTGCTCAAGGCCCTGGCCGAGGCGCTGCGCCGCTGCCCCGACGCCAACGCGGTGCTGCGCTTCCATCGCATCTACCTGCGCCAGCGCATCACCGTGTCCGCGCTGCTGAGGACGGAAGGGGGGCCGGAAACGTGGGCGCCCGTGAGGGTGGAGGACGCGGACCAGAAGGGGCTGCGCGACATCGTCCAGGCGCTGGAGGCGGCGCGCGGGGAGCCGGGGACGCGGCGCTGGCTCGAGTGGATTCCCACGCCGCTGATGGGGCTGTTCACCCGGTGCGTGTCGTTCCTGGCGGTGACGCTCAACCTGGACCTGGGCCGCTTCGGGCTGCCGAGGGATGCGTTTGGCGCGGCCATCGTCACGGACGTGGGCGCGCTGGGGCTGGATTCGGCCTACCTGCCGTTGGTGCCCTTCACGCGGGTGCCGGTGTTCCTGGCGCCCGGCGCCGTGCGCGACACGCCGGTGGTGGAGGGAGGGCGGGTGGTGGTGGGGAAGGTGATGAGCCTCAACGCGTCCATCGACCACCGCTTCATCGACGGCTTCCACGCGGGCGTGCTGGCCACCGCGTTGAAGGAGATGTTGGAGGACCCCGAAGCCGCGTTCGGTCCACCCGATGCGGCGGCCTCGGGGCGCTGACGCGGGAGGACGGACCTCCCGCGCCACCGCGTTGCATCAGTAGGCGTATTCCCAACCGCCGCGCGACCTGGAGCCTCCGGTGCTCGCCCTCATGCCGCGCAGCCGGCGCACGCGCTCCGGGATGGGCGGGTGGGTGGCGAACAGGGACATGACGCCGCCGCGGTGCAGCGGGTTGACGATGAACAGGTGCGAGGTCGCCGGGGCCCTGTCGTAGGGCACCAGCTCCGCGCCACGCTCCAGCTTCAGCAGCGCATCCGCCAGGGCATCCGGGTCACCGGTCAGCTCCGCGCCCGTCGCGTCCGCGCCGTACTCGCGCGAGCGGCTCACGGCGAGCTGCAACAGCGTGGCGGCGATGGGCGCCACCAGCAGCAGGCCCAGGTTGGCGAGCGCGTTGCCGAGGCCCCCTTCCTCGTCGTCGCTCCGGCTGAGCATGGAGCCGCCGAACCAGAAGAGCATCTGCGCCGCGTAGCTGATGATGCCGGCCAGGGTGGCCGCCACCGTGCCGATGAGCGTGTCGCGGTTGCGCACGTGCCCGATTTCATGCGCGAGCACTCCCTCGAGCTCCCGCTTGTCGAGAATCTGCAGGAGGCCGGACGTCACCGCGACGGCGGCGTGCTTGGGGCTGCGGCCCGTGGCGAACGCATTGGGCGCGGCGGTGGGGAGGATGTAGACCTTGGGCTTGGGCATGCCCGCGCGCGCGGCCAGCCGCTCCACCATCTGGTGCAGCCAGGGCGCCTGCTCGTAGGGGAGCGGCTTCGCGCCGTGGATGGCCAGCGCAATCTTGTCGCTGAACCAATACGAGCCGAAGTTCATCACCACGGCGAAGAAGCCGGCGAACATCAACCCCTGTGCGCCGCCCAGCCGCTGGCCAATGACGAGCACCAGCGCGGTGAGGCCCGCGAGCAGCACCGTCGTCTTGAGGGCGTTGCCCAGGCGGTGCCACCCACCGCCGCTGTGCAGCGCCGGACGTCCGCCGTCGTTCCGGGAAGTGTCGTGGGTGCCAGGGTAAGCCATGTCGTCTCGTTCCTTTCAGCCGCTCAGGGGCTTCAGAAACGTAAACAGGGAGGCGGGCTCGTCAATGAAAGCCCCCCAGGGGCTCCATGAATCCAAGGGGTTGGAGCCCTGCCTGGTGCCCATGCGGGCAGGCGTCGTGTGAGGTGCAGCTCAGTGCGCCTGCGCGCGCAGGGTGGGGCGCAGCCGGATGGGAGGCGAGTCGGGCGCGGGAAGAATCCACGCCTTCGCGCCCAGGCCATCCACCTCGCGAGCCAGGTCCACGTCCGGGTCCACGAGCAATTGCGCGGCGCGCCCGTTCAAGGACACGCGTGCGTCCGCGCGCACCTGGACAGGGCCCAGTCCTCGCGCCTCGAAGTCACGGGCGATGTGTCGCGCGAGCTGGAGGATGAGGTCCGGCTGAACGGACATCTCCCGCTCTTGAAGTCGCGTGAGGTACTCGCCCGGAGAGACGTGCCACTCGCGCCCCGTGGCCGACTGGATGACGATGAACGTCACGCTGCCATTCTTCTCCCGCGCCATCACCCGCCAGGAGAAGCGCATGCCCTGCTCGTGCCAGAGCACGTTGCCGCCATACAGGTGCGTGCGCAGCGGCATCGCCACCTGGAGGACCGCGTAGGCCAGTGCCACGCCCAGCGCGGCCTGGCCTTTCCATCCGGGGACGCGCATCGCGGAAGGCGCGGGCACTTGCTCGACGCTCCCCGCGCGTGGCCCACCCCGCAGACGTGCGCCCAGTCGGCGCGGCCAGGATGAATCGAAGAAGACGAGCGCCGCCGTCACCATGATGAACGGGAACATCCCGATGGGGAACAGCATGGACGTGGCGGCATGGAAGCCCACCACCACGACGTACGCGTAGGGGCGCAGCCGGCGCGAGAGCAGGAACGCGGCGATGGTGGTGTCGAAGAGGAAGCCCGACCAGGCCGCGGCGTAGGCCACCCAGCGCTCCTCGAGCAGCGGGCCCACGAAGGGCATGCTCGTGCGGGCGGCCAGCCAGATGTTGAGCGGCTGCGCGTGGATGAGCCAGTCGGTGGTGAGCTTCGCCAGGCCCGCGAACACGTAGACGACGGTGACCTGGAAGCGCAGCAGCAGCGTGCACCACGCGGGCAACGTCTCGCTTCGCAGCCCGGGCTTGCGCCACGCGTCGATGGAGAACGCGCGGTGCGCGGGCACGAAGATGAGCAGTCCGAGCAGCAGGCTCACCAGGTAGTAGTGGTTCAGGTAGTTGCTGACGTCGACGAGCTGGACGTACGAGAAGGCGACGAAGAGCAGCACCGTCGTCGCCCGGTAGAACAGCCCCGCCGTCAGGCACACGCCCAGCACGCCGAGCGCGGCGAACACCGCGTGCATCCACGGCGCGGGCAGCGCGGGCACCCAGTCGAAGCCCCAGTAGGTGAAGTGGAAGCGGGGGCGGGTGAACAGCACGTCCACCCAGCCGTAGGCCAGGAAGCGGATGGACGAGACGGTGATGAGCAGCCCGAGCGCCATCCGGAACGCCACCAGCGCCGCGATGTCGCGCGGCGCGAGGAGCAGCCTCCAGAGGCGTTCGAGACGGGACGCCCGGACTGGCTCAGTCATTGTCCCCTTCGACGGACTGGGGCAGCTCCAGGTCCAGCACGGTGACCATCTCCGTCTTCAGCACGTCCGTGACACCCTTGAACGCGTCATGGAGCGCGCGCACCGAGGCCTTGTCCGCCGCCAGCGCGTCCTTCAGGTCCGCCTCCTCGATGTGGCCCAGCGCGGTTTCCACTCCGGCCAGGCGCTCCCGCATCTTCTGCACGAGCGGCTCGGCGCCGGAGGCCACGAGCAGGTCGTCGAAGCCCGTGCCGGAGTAGCCCTCGCCGCAGCCCTCCGCGAGCAGGCGGAAGCCCTTGAGGTTGGCGCGGAGGTTGGCCTTCGAGCGGTGGGCGAACTGCGACTCCAGATGCTCGGGGCAGGACTCCGTCGAGCACTCGCGCAGCCCCAGCGGCCGCGCCAGCTTCAGGTCCTTGCCCTCGCGCTCGAAGTAGAACATCGCGTCGCTCACGGAGTTGAGCGCGGCCTGGTTCGTGGGGAACACGCGGTTGCCGGAGCCCGCCGTCTCCAGCGTCTGGAGGAAGTTGTCCTGGTCCGCCGCCCACGCCTTCACGAGCTGCGCGGCCCGCTGGCTCACGTCCTTGGCCACCACCGCCGCATAGGCGCGCTTGCGAGCGGCCCGCTCATCCGCGGACAGCGCCGCCCACGTCCCCTGCGCGACGATGGGCGAGGTGCCCTGGCACGCCGTCGACGCGTCCTCGTGGAAGAGGAGATATTCCAGGGCATACAGCCCACGCCGGCTCACCAGCGAGGTGGCGAAGCTCTCCGCCTCGTAGCTCTTGCTGACGATCTGCTCCTCGACGGTGCAGCGGCTCACCAGCGGCCACGAGTAGACGTTGTCGCGAATCTCCGCGCCTCCCGCCGCGCTGCGCGGTGCCGCGGGGCCCACCTGCATGACTTCCGCCACCTGCCACACATCCATGGCCTCGTGGAACGCCGCGCGCGCCTGCGCTTGATTCGCGGCATCGGGCTGGCTCGCGTACCGGCTCACCGCCTCCGACAGCGCGACGCTCACCGTCTGGAACTGGCGCGCTGTCTTCTCCACGCAGGCGCCCGTCGCCTTCAGCAGCGCCACCCGAGCCGTGTCCGTGGGGCTGGGCTCGCTGGGGCCCGGGGTCTCCTTCTTTTCGGACCCCTTGCAGCCCGAGATGAGGGCCAGGGCGGCGAGGAGCAGGAACGCGCGGGGGCGGCGCGAGGCGAAGGGGCTCGGCGTCAGGTGGTCCATGGGCGCTTCTTACCCATGAAGTTGCCAATGACAATCAATTTCAAAGTATTTGGGGCGGGTTGCAGTCTACCCAGGAGTTGCCGTCTTGACAAGCTAGGGAGTCCTGGCTTAGGCAGCCCCATCTTTCGATTTTGATAACGATTATCGCTAGCAGGTTACAGAGCGTTTCCCAGGGAGAGGGGTTCACGATGTCGAGCAGGATGGATCAGGGCCGGTCGTTCGCGGGCGTGGCGGTCCTCACGTTGGCGCTGGCGTTTCTGGGCAGCGCGTGTGGCGACGACGACCCGAAGGAGCCGCAGCAGACGCCGGACGCGGGGCAGCCTGATGCGGGTCAGCCTGACTCTGGCCCCACCGTGGTCGACAGCGACGTGGCGCTGGCCCGCTTCAACGAGAACGGCACGCTGGACACGACGTTCGGCGCCAGCGGCACCACGCGCGTGGACCTGAGCACGGTGGCCGGTGGCACGCGTGACTCCGTCTGGGGCCTGGCCGCGGACAGCAGCAACCGCCTGGTGGTCTTCGGCGCCCGCCGCGGTGAGGGTGACCGCGTGGACGCGGACCGCTTCGTGCTGCGGCTCACGGCGGACGGTGCCCGTGACACGGCGTTCGCCACCGACGGCGTGCACTCGCTCAACATCAGCAACCTGAGCGACGGCGCGCGCAACGGCATCGTGGACCGCAACGGCAAGATTGTCGCGTCCGGTTACACCAGCCAGCCGACGGGCGTGGGCACGCAGGCCGCCAACCGCATCGTCCTGGTGCGCCTGGATGACGCGGGCAAGCCGGACAACACGTTCGGTTGGAAGGGCGTGGTGAACGCGGCGCCGTTCCTGGGGCAGAGCGAGTCCAACCCCGAGTGGGGCATGGCCGAGGCGTACGCGGTGGACCAGTTCTCCGACGGCAGCTACGTGACGACGGGCTACGGACGGAGCGCGTCCTCGGGCACGGTGGACGTGGTGAACTTCAAGTTCTCCGCCACGGGTGTGCGCGACGTGAACTGGGGCATGAACGGCGTGGCGCTGCTGGACCTCATCAACGACCAGGACCGCGGTCGCAACCTGATTGTCCTGAACGACGACCGCGTGTGCACGGTGGGCAGCGTGACGCCGTCGGCGGGCAAGGTCACCGCCATGGTGTTCATGCTGGACAAGAACGGCCTCCGCGACACGACGTTCGCGGCGGAGGGCTACAAGTCGTACGACTTCGAGCGTCCGGAGCAGGCGTTCTTCGGCGTGGCGAAGTCGAAGGATGGCAAGTGGGTGGCCGCCGCGGGTTACCGCGCGGGTGGCAACCAGGATGACGACAGCGTGCTCGCCATCATCCCGGTGGGCGGCACGGGGACCGAGTTCGCCAAGGCGGTGCCCATCTCCGAGACGGAGAATGACCGCTTCTGGGCCGTGGCCTTCGACGCGTCCAACCGCGTCTACGCGGCGGGCTACGTCACCGAGGGCGGCGACAACCGCATGGTGATTGCGCGCTACAACACGGACGGCACGCTGGACACCACGTTCGGCACGGGCGGCGTCGTCAAGCACAACTTCGTCGTCGGCAAGGTCGAGGAGGCCGCGCGCGGCATCGTCGTCCAGGCCAACGGCAAGGTCGTCGTGGCGGGCACGGCCGACAAGTAGTCGTCGCGGGTTCGTAGTAGGTAGTGCCCGAGCCGGAGCGGAGGGTTCTCTCGAGGACCCGTCCCCTCCGGCTCGTGGCGTCTGATGCAGTGCCGCCGCACCACCGAGACAAGGGCGTACTTCGCTGATGGCATGGCTCAAGGACAGGTCGAGGCGGGCACGGAGCTCTCTGGCTCCGATGCTCATGTGGGGATTGGCTTCATCCGCGGCTGCCCAGACCGTGCCGCCCGAGGAGGGCGCCGCTCCGGTGATGCCTGTCGAGAGGGGCACGACCGGACAGGTGGACCCAGCCGCGATCTCGGCTCCCGCTGTCGAGCCCCAGCCCTCGGCAGAGGTCCCCACTCCGGCACCGGCGGCGGAGACCGCGACGGTGGCCACTCCGGAGACACCCGCGACGCCCGGTGACGCGCCGACGGTGGAGCGCGCCGAGGGCGAGGCCCCCGCGCCGACGGTGGAAGTGGTGCCCGAGGCGGAGTCGAAGAAGTTCGAGAGCGTCGTGGTGGGGACCTCGGAGACGCGCACGAGCGGCTCGGTCCACATCCTCAAGCCCGCCCAGATGGAGCGCTACGAGAAGGACGACCCCAGCGCCGTGCTGATGAGCGTGCCGGGCGTCTATGCGCGCGGCGAGGACGGCTTCGGGTTGCGGCCCAACGTGGGCCTTCGCGGCGTCAATCCGGACCGCAGCAAGAAGGTCACCCTGATGGAGGACGGCGTCCTCTTCGGCCCGGCGCCGTACTCCGCGCCGGCGGCCTACTTCTTCCCGCTCATCACCCGGATGCAGTCGGTGCGCGTGCTCAAGGGCCCGTCGGCCATCCAGCACGGCCCGCAGACGGTGGCGGGCTCGGTGGAGTTCATCACCCGGGACATCCCCGCGTCCGAGTCCGCGTGGCTGGACATCGCCGGCGGCGGCTACCTGTACGGCAAGGCGCACGGCGTCTTCGGCGCGAGCACCGAGCGC is part of the Myxococcus landrumus genome and encodes:
- a CDS encoding cell envelope biogenesis protein TolA; this encodes MLVLVIALAVGLAISLYFNLFGGPKQAALPSSSSSSNAPRGDLEADHKAARAKAEGELQRKQKELDEQRGQLHEVKEQLKQAKRKIFEAKESDKGSQDLAKARAEVERNASIQLEQTRLELAQVLTENQRLKTESEGRGRRREPQAPAPTPAPAAAAPQPAAAPTQEGEAVVAAAPVAPVAEAPREDRTPRRVIRELSEADREKMDRLEQAAAKDRSRAADLEKEVRRIKGRADTQQRVYAATKGDLDLMKDKYKALEKRLNRTLLERDLMRRAIKDLEKKSGILADRTELTPEEMAASDQRTEETIRVRAESETQAAAPEAPAPEATADAEAKPAQQA
- a CDS encoding 2-oxo acid dehydrogenase subunit E2, yielding MAHLELRPKLRVSSFRKLAVGSWETAYDPTVYGTLTVRMDRALAYMEAFRRSTGLELTVTHLVLKALAEALRRCPDANAVLRFHRIYLRQRITVSALLRTEGGPETWAPVRVEDADQKGLRDIVQALEAARGEPGTRRWLEWIPTPLMGLFTRCVSFLAVTLNLDLGRFGLPRDAFGAAIVTDVGALGLDSAYLPLVPFTRVPVFLAPGAVRDTPVVEGGRVVVGKVMSLNASIDHRFIDGFHAGVLATALKEMLEDPEAAFGPPDAAASGR
- a CDS encoding zinc metalloprotease HtpX; translation: MAYPGTHDTSRNDGGRPALHSGGGWHRLGNALKTTVLLAGLTALVLVIGQRLGGAQGLMFAGFFAVVMNFGSYWFSDKIALAIHGAKPLPYEQAPWLHQMVERLAARAGMPKPKVYILPTAAPNAFATGRSPKHAAVAVTSGLLQILDKRELEGVLAHEIGHVRNRDTLIGTVAATLAGIISYAAQMLFWFGGSMLSRSDDEEGGLGNALANLGLLLVAPIAATLLQLAVSRSREYGADATGAELTGDPDALADALLKLERGAELVPYDRAPATSHLFIVNPLHRGGVMSLFATHPPIPERVRRLRGMRASTGGSRSRGGWEYAY
- a CDS encoding HTTM domain-containing protein; amino-acid sequence: MTEPVRASRLERLWRLLLAPRDIAALVAFRMALGLLITVSSIRFLAYGWVDVLFTRPRFHFTYWGFDWVPALPAPWMHAVFAALGVLGVCLTAGLFYRATTVLLFVAFSYVQLVDVSNYLNHYYLVSLLLGLLIFVPAHRAFSIDAWRKPGLRSETLPAWCTLLLRFQVTVVYVFAGLAKLTTDWLIHAQPLNIWLAARTSMPFVGPLLEERWVAYAAAWSGFLFDTTIAAFLLSRRLRPYAYVVVVGFHAATSMLFPIGMFPFIMVTAALVFFDSSWPRRLGARLRGGPRAGSVEQVPAPSAMRVPGWKGQAALGVALAYAVLQVAMPLRTHLYGGNVLWHEQGMRFSWRVMAREKNGSVTFIVIQSATGREWHVSPGEYLTRLQEREMSVQPDLILQLARHIARDFEARGLGPVQVRADARVSLNGRAAQLLVDPDVDLAREVDGLGAKAWILPAPDSPPIRLRPTLRAQAH
- a CDS encoding imelysin family protein gives rise to the protein MDHLTPSPFASRRPRAFLLLAALALISGCKGSEKKETPGPSEPSPTDTARVALLKATGACVEKTARQFQTVSVALSEAVSRYASQPDAANQAQARAAFHEAMDVWQVAEVMQVGPAAPRSAAGGAEIRDNVYSWPLVSRCTVEEQIVSKSYEAESFATSLVSRRGLYALEYLLFHEDASTACQGTSPIVAQGTWAALSADERAARKRAYAAVVAKDVSQRAAQLVKAWAADQDNFLQTLETAGSGNRVFPTNQAALNSVSDAMFYFEREGKDLKLARPLGLRECSTESCPEHLESQFAHRSKANLRANLKGFRLLAEGCGEGYSGTGFDDLLVASGAEPLVQKMRERLAGVETALGHIEEADLKDALAADKASVRALHDAFKGVTDVLKTEMVTVLDLELPQSVEGDND